CCACCCTTTTTCACTGCGTCATTGAGCAGAGCAAGGGCAGCAGTCGTTCCGTGCGTACCAACGGTTTCTAAGCCCATTTCCTCCAAAACCCGTGCCACTGAGTCGCCAACCGCTGGCGTTGGAGCAAGCGACAGGTCTACGATACCGAACTTGACACCCAGGCGTTCACTAGCCATATTGCCGACCAACTGACCGATACGGGTAATCTTGAAGGCGGTCTTCTTGACGGTCTCCGCCACCACATCAAAGCTCTCACCACGCACTTTTTCAAGGGCACGCTTGACCACACCAGGTCCAGACACACCGACATTGATGACCACATCCGCCTCGCCGACACCATGGAAGGCACCCGCCATGAAGGGATTGTCCTCGACCGCATTGGCAAAGACCACCAGCTTGGCCACACCCATATCAGAAGCTTCCGCCGTCTCCTTGATGATCCGCCCCATGTCCCGCACAGCCGTCATATTGATACCCGTCTTGGTCGAGCCGATATTGACTGACGAGCAGACCTTTGTCGTTTGGGCCAATGCCTGCGGTATAGAGTTGATGAGGATTTCATCCCCTTTTTGGTAGCCCTTTTGAACAAGAGCTGAAAAACCCCCGATAAAATCGATACCTATCTCATGAGCCGCCTTGTCCAAGGCATGAGCCAGGGGAAGATAATCCGTGGCATCTGTCGCCGCACCAATCAAAGCAATAGGCGTCACCGATACCCGTTTGTTGACAATGGGAATGCCTAGCTCTGCCGCAATTTCATCGCCGACTGCTACCAAGTTCTTGGCCTTGGTGACAATCTTGGTATAAACTTTCTCAGCAGCTTTCTCAATAT
The nucleotide sequence above comes from Streptococcus sp. 29887. Encoded proteins:
- a CDS encoding PFL family protein encodes the protein MDIRQVRETIEMIEEQHFDIRTITMGISLLDCIDADIEKAAEKVYTKIVTKAKNLVAVGDEIAAELGIPIVNKRVSVTPIALIGAATDATDYLPLAHALDKAAHEIGIDFIGGFSALVQKGYQKGDEILINSIPQALAQTTKVCSSVNIGSTKTGINMTAVRDMGRIIKETAEASDMGVAKLVVFANAVEDNPFMAGAFHGVGEADVVINVGVSGPGVVKRALEKVRGESFDVVAETVKKTAFKITRIGQLVGNMASERLGVKFGIVDLSLAPTPAVGDSVARVLEEMGLETVGTHGTTAALALLNDAVKKGGVMACNQVGGLSGAFIPVSEDEGMIAAVQNGSLNLEKLEAMTAICSVGLDMIAIPETTPAETIAAMIADEAAIGVINQKTTAVRIIPLGKEGDMIEFGGLLGTAPVMKVNQASSVDFINRGGQIPAPIHSFKN